GGGCTTGCGGTGGCACGTCAACGGTTTCCACCCGAATTCCGTAGCCCGGCATCACGCCCAGCGGCAGGCTGGGCGAGACACCAAGCGCCTGGACCGAACCGGGCGTGCACAGGTACGGGGCCGGATGCCCGGCGCAGGCGTAGCTCAGGCGGTCGGCGTGCAGGTCCGCAATGCCCAGGAACAGGGTGACGAACTGCGCGCTGTCGTTGGCCTCGGCCAATGCCTCGTTGGTTTCGGCCAGGATCGCGGCCACGGCCTGTGCGGGATCCTGGCCGGCACGCCAGTGTTGGCGGGCGGTTGCACGCAACAGGCTGACGGTGCGGGCCATGCACAGGGCCGCTTCCGCGCCCTTGCCGGACACGTCGCCAAGCGCCAGCAGGTAATGACCGTCACTCAGCGGGAAGTGGTCGATCAGGTCGCCGCCGATTTCCCGCGCCGGCTTGAGCCGGGCCGCCACGCACAGCGGGCCATGCGGGCCCGGTTCCGGTTGGTCGGGCGGCACCATCGACAGCTGCAGACGGCGGGCGGCCAGCAGGTCGCGCTGCGTGCGCTCCAGCTGTGCCGCCATCAGGTCGCGTAGCTGCTTGCGCTCCAGGGTCGCCCGCACACGGGCTTCCAGCAGCGGGGCATTGATGGGTTTGGTCAGGTAGTCCTGCGCCCCCAGTTCGATACAGCGAATCACGCCGGCCATTTCATCCGCCGCCGATACCATGAGCACCGGCAGTTCGGGCAGCTGACCTTCGGCGCGCAGGGTGGTGAGCACGCCGTAGCCGTCGAGCACCGGCATCATCAGGTCCAGCAGCACCAGGTCGTAGGCGTGCGCGCGCAGGTGCTCGAGGGCTGCCTCGCCGTTGTCGACGCAGTCCACCCGCTCCAGGCCCATGCGTCGCAGGCGGCGCGCAAGCAGATCGCAATTGAGCGGGTTGTCGTCCACCACCAGCACGCGCTGCGTGCTTGGCAGCGTCTCGCCGCTGGGAGGGATCATGTCGCG
This Immundisolibacter cernigliae DNA region includes the following protein-coding sequences:
- a CDS encoding PP2C family protein-serine/threonine phosphatase encodes the protein MIPPSGETLPSTQRVLVVDDNPLNCDLLARRLRRMGLERVDCVDNGEAALEHLRAHAYDLVLLDLMMPVLDGYGVLTTLRAEGQLPELPVLMVSAADEMAGVIRCIELGAQDYLTKPINAPLLEARVRATLERKQLRDLMAAQLERTQRDLLAARRLQLSMVPPDQPEPGPHGPLCVAARLKPAREIGGDLIDHFPLSDGHYLLALGDVSGKGAEAALCMARTVSLLRATARQHWRAGQDPAQAVAAILAETNEALAEANDSAQFVTLFLGIADLHADRLSYACAGHPAPYLCTPGSVQALGVSPSLPLGVMPGYGIRVETVDVPPQARLLAYSDGVTEAFDRAGTAFGDTRLAQLLTGCTSQLPQHLVASVADGIHAFAAGAEQSDDIALLAWMRP